ttatatgtttCCCCTCGTtggattttctttataaatttatttgtctCATTAGGTTCTCTGTGTTTCATTTTATTGGATTCTGAATGGGAAACTTAGCTGTGTCTTGTTGTTTGTGATCTGGGTTACTATGAACAGAACTAGTTACTGTATCCCTATGTTTGCTTATCCTTGATTAGCACTTGATTATGTCCGTAATCTATTGtccattttgtttgttaactCTTGTGTTGGTGTTTAATAGAGTGGGTTTCGAACTCCAAAAGCTCAGAAATGGTGGGAAAAGGGGTTAGAAGCTAATATGAAAGAGGTGAGCAGTGCACAGGAGCTTGTGGATTCTCTTTTAAATGCCGGGGACAAGCTTGTTATTGTGGATTTCTTCTCCCCTGGTTGTGGTGGCTGCAAAGCTCTTCACCCAAAGGTCTCCTTTATGCTTTATTGTGTAGAAAGAACAATGTGTATGTTCCAAGTTTTACAAGTCTTGAAAAGGTTCGTATATCTATCCTCTGCAGATATGCCAATTTGCTGAGATGAATCCAGAAATCCAATTTTTGCAAGTGAACTATGAAGAGCACAAATCTATGTGTTATAGTCTTGGTGTGCATGTGTTGCCCTTCTTTCGCTTCTACAGAGGTGCTCAGGGTCGTGTTTGCAGCTTTAGCTGTACTAATGCAACGGTAACAAATCTTTAAATACATTGGAACTCTTCTGCTTTTGTAATGTTATCCTATCATTATCATTCATAATATTGATTGTGGCTGTACATTCTTTTATAGAAGCATGCTATtcctttatttccattttaattgTCATTTAATCAgaagtgagatcccacgtcggttggagtgggaaacaaaacattctttataagggtgtggaaacctctcctagcagacgcgttttaaaactgtgaggttgacggcgatacgtaatgggccaaagcggacaatatctattagcggtgagtttaggttgttacaaatggtattagagccagacactagatGGTGCGCCAGCGAGAACGGTGGgtcccgaaagggggtggattgtgagatcctacatcggttggagagaggaacgaaacattatttataaaggtgtggaaacctctccctagcatacgcagTTTAAagccgtgaggctaacgggccaaagcggacgaTATCTGATGGGTTTAGGTTGTTATAATTTTAGTCGAAGTAGATATGTTTGTGCTTTAAGTATCAAATCTCCTATTGTGGTTTATTTGCCAAGAGATGTCCATTTAACCGGCCCGGTAGAGAATCTCCGCTTAAACATAGAATGggggagggagggagagatATTTCTCCCTCTTGATTAAATGGGGCCTATGACAGAGATTATGTTTCCCATCCCTAATGAGAATTTTGCGGGGATGGAGATGGAAATAGTACAGACGTCTCTATGTCTCTTCTACATCTGCCTCATGAGTATCAAATGTGTGCTTTGTCTCTACTAGTTTACGTGTTATTGTAGATGGTAGAGTGATAAAAAATTGGTTTGGTATGACAGATGAAGAAATTCAAGGATGCATTAGCCAAGCACAACACAGACCGATGCAGCCTCGGCCCGACCCGAGGGTTGGAGGAGAAAGAACTCATGGCACTTGCCGCTAACAGAGAACTCTGTTTCAACTACACCCCAAAAGCAGCAGAAGAGGTCCCTATCCCCATCACCATCCATGCCCGTGCCCATGCTGGAAGTGTAAAAATATCAGAATCAGAGCCATCGCGTCTTCCTCTACCCTCAACCATCCTGAAGTCTGCTGCTCAAACCTCCAAGGGCAATGCCTATGTGGGATGAAGCATCCTATCCTATCCTTAATACCTGTGCTCTTCTTGCCtgtaaagataaaatagatgCACCAAATTTgtagggttttcttttttggcttGGATCCCTACCTCTGCTGTGTGattaatatttatacatatatagtCTTACCCGTTGTCTCTCCACGGTTGTATAAACCTTCTCTGCAAAGTTATGAATACAGAGCTTGTGAAAGATTGTAATTACTCAAATAATCAAGAAACTTATGAGTACCACTCATATGATTCAATGATATCAACTTCTTTAACCACCATCGTATAATGCGAATTGGAGTggaatgtttttaaattcatgCATGCATTCCAATCTTTGATTCAAGCCCATTTCCATAATCAAACCAGCCATAAATGTTACTCAATCTCATCCATTTtgtttggattggattggtcatagaaaaggaaaattttggttTACATTTCAAAGCgtttataaatgaaaagaaaaatgtcttTTCCAAGAATATGTCCGTTTTCTCTTTCCGTAGAAAGCAAAAGTTGAATAGTACAAGTTTTCGACAAATTAACGTATCACATCACGGATACGTAACATTAATTTGAATACCTTTATTAGTTGAATAACGTATACTCGTGACACGTTAATTATCATGGTagttataacaaaatttagtttcattattttataatatagcTTTAAATATGCATAGAATCATATAGGGAAATGTGTAGGAGACATTATTACTAATATATGGTTggaatttttgaaataaatgtacATTGAAATTAGGGTTACATTAGCATTTATTTTCCACAGAAATATATTCTGATGGAGATCGGTTTGGGTGCCAACtaatatatgaaaatggtATGCGAATATATGCCTGAAAATGACATGTTGACTGGGTTGGGAGTtgcagaaaaataaaactatataatataattataatttggagatagggtaaattaattgttaattaattaattagtataaataaaaagcaaaggaaaagaaaggtgGGAAAGAACCCATTTTTTGTGGCATTAACGAGAGAAGAATATATAAGTTCTTGACTTGCAGAATCTGACCctataaaaacatatttcttATGATCATCTCTTGTTCTCATTCTCAACGAATATAATACCATTTTCACAACACTTTTCCACAACGAATACCATTCCGTGGTCATTTCTCGCTTTCTTTCTCCACGACGTTGCCCTCATCCATGCCCTATGTCTATGTTACGATACCCTCGTGTCGGTCATGCATGCATATTATCgaataagatatatatatatataacaggGATGTAATGATATGTATACGATGAAATGAATGGGTTAGAGTTTGATCTGGAATACATGCGCGAACTCTATCATAAATGACTCAATCAAAATGGAAACGATCCTGATATGTATGAAATTGATGGTGGATTAGAGTTAGAGTTAGAGATGATTTGGAATACAGGCTCGAACTTTATCGTAAATGACTCAACCAGGGTGATATGAATTAAACCGAGTTGGGGTTAGGGTTAGATAATTTGGAATATGGAAATTGATCTTGTTGTGAAGAAAGAAGTGAAAAGTTAAAGAAGGAAGTCATAAAAAGGGCACCAAATCCCTTAACCTTTGTTTGTGTATATATTCCCTATCCACATGCCACCACCACCTTACTGTTTAGGAATTCCCTGCTTTTCAACTCTAAAGCCAAAAATTCTTAGGTTCCtctatgtgtgtgtatatatatatatatgaacataATTAATACATATCTTTCATAATTAGGCATTAGCTTAGTTTTGGGGATAGATGGGCATATTTAGCCAGAAACGTTGCGTTTAATTCCCGAGGGATCAGAATCTTATTCATTACCATATTGGGttattatttcattatcaaaaatataatttttcaattaattacttttttttcttcttctttttggactGAATAAGTACCAAACTTAGTGAAGCAGACAAAACAGAACCAATTCCtttgttcctttctttctctcataTGTATCTGATCTAACCTTACACTCCTAGTTTTGGGTCCTTTTGGCCTACCTTCTTCCGAATCTTCTTCTAAATTCTCCGACCATGCTCTACTTCTCATCGCCTCGTGTTCGGCCCGCCCTCTACTTCGGTTCCTACTTACCCTAATTCATATCTTAACCTTTTGGTCCACTAGTGATTTGACATGGTATCATACTAGGACTTGTTGTTCCGTCCTTATTCATTTCGTATCATATTCTATTTGTGGTGACGTTTTCTTAACTTACCCTAAATTATAATCTATCTTCTTCAGCTTcttgtcttaaaatacaatatataGGTATAAAAAGGGTTGGACTACAATTTTGTCTTCCTAAATTTTTGGAACAACaacatcataaatataaaattttgtctCCATTTCTTGTAGTAACAACTTTTGGGTTTTGATTAAGAGTTTATTAAAATGGTATGTTACAACCCTCATTATAATTGACTTTAGATGAGGATCGAAAACTAAGTCTTATTCAGCCATATATGCTGCACATACATGCATGTATGTTCACTTGATTGCAATGATAGCCGACTTGTTTTTACTCTAGGTTAAGTCTTTCAGCTCGACTCATCCCTACTCTAATCCAAGGTCCTTCAAATATAACGTCGCATTTCATCTCATCACCTTGGGTTCGTGATACTATTCTAAGTCTTGAGACGTCATTGGTCTTCCGTGCTCGTTTGAGCATGCTTATCAAGAACTGACCCCATAAGTCAATTATATTATAGGTAGGTCGAGTTTAAACATGGGCATGGGAGAGAAGTGGAAAGAAGAGAATAGGATATTTAGAAGAGAAtgttgggttgggtcgggtcgggttggATGGGAAGGAAGTGGGGGGTTCGAAGCCTTGAGGGGGCGAAAGGGACAGAGGATTATTCGGccttaaaagaagaaaaaagattcgTTGGAATAAGattccaattccaaattaTTCCCTCCATGGAAcaagaattttgtttttgctttctGAAATGGGATCGATTCTGGCACCAAATGAACGGAAGGCCTCCGCTGTTTGTGTGACCAAATTTGTTTATAAGCCCTCCCTTCCTCCCTTCCCCCACCCATTTGATCTCACAAGcttagaataataataataataataatgtaccACCATCATCATCAGCAGCAGCATCATCAGCATAATAGAGGGAAGAGCATCCATTCCTCTGACACCCATTTGTTTCTTCAACCTGGGAATGCTGCTGCTGGAgctggagattcatcaggcctTGTTCTTTCCACCGATGCCAAGCCCAGGCTTAAATGGACTCCTGACCTGCACGATCGCTTTGTTGAAGCTGTCAACCAGCTTGGAGGGGCTGACAGTGAGCACGCCcacttcatttcatttcattcttaattactcttctccttttccactcatttcattgcatcctctctctctctctctctctctctgcagAGGCCACTCCTAAAACTGTCATGAAAATCATGGGCATTCCTGGCCTTACCTTGTACCACTTGAAAAGCCATCTCCAGGTACAATATATTAtactactttttaattatttactcGACCCACTTATTCGCTCAATCCAACTATAAAATTTTTTGGGTTTGATTCGTTCCACtcacttttattttaacccaactcaacccagaTAGTAGTGAATTAGTTTGTTCAAATAATCACATTTGattaacccaactcaaatgGTGAATTAGGTTGGGTTAATCGGGTTTTTCATGTCATCGTGGTATAATATTTGTAGTAATTTGTGGTTGAAAAGTGGTTATTTGAATTGAATGGGGATTTAAGATTGATGGGGGGTTTTTGGGATGCAGAAATACAGGCTGAGTAAGAATGTACATGGACAAGCAAATGGTGGAGGAAATGGAAGCAACAAAACTGGTAAGGAACAGaatgattatattatattatttgtggttttaatttatgaactgAGTTGAAGTAGATATGGGTTGGCGTGTAGGGACAGTGGCGGCTGTTTACGGCGATCAAAGACTGGCGGCGGAGGCAAATGGAACACCCCGCACCAACAACATAGTGGTCGCCCCACAGCCCTCCTCCCACCCCAACAAGTACGCGCCCACTTTCGGAATACCCTTATTTTAACGTACACAAATGCATGCAGCTTAGTTCttgttataattatttactCCCTTCTCCAGAAGCCTTCAGATCAGTGAAACAATacagatgcagattgaagtcCAGAAAAGGCTGCACGAGCAGCTCGAGGTACTTAAATCAACCTTcattgtattgtattgtattaAAGAATGGTatcatattgtccactttgagtataagttctagtggttttgctttgagttttccttaaAAGGCTTCGTGCCAAttgagatgtattccttacttaaaCATAGGTACAACGGCACTTGCAGCTGCGAATAGAAGCACAAGGGAAGTATCTTCAAACAGTGCTAGAGAAAGCACAAGAGACACTAGGAAGGCAGGACTTGGGGTCAGTGGGTCTTGAAGCTGCAAAAGTGCAGCTCTCGGAGTTGGTCTCCAAGGTCTCCACTCAATGCCTAACCGCAGCGTTTCCAGAGCTCCAACAAACTCAGAGGCTATGTCCTCAACAAACGCAGCCCCCTGACTGCTCCATGGACAGTTGCCTGACCTCCTGCGAGGCCTCCAAGgaccaacaacaacaacaacaactccTTCTCCATAACTCCCAACACGCCCTCCGACCGAAAGCCATCGTCACCGACCATCATGGGCTGTCCATGAGCATTGGGCTGCTGCAGGGGGACAAGGGCGGGGAAGGGGATAATGGGTATTCGCCCTCGTTTGGGAGTAAGAAAAAGGAGGGTGAGACGGCGTTTAGATATAGAATGGCAGCTTCGTTTTTGGACTTGAATGCTGGTGAGGATCAACAACTTAGTAATAATGATCATGCGGCTTCTGCTACTTGCAAGATGTTTGACCTCAATGGCTTTAGTTGATTCACTTGTTGTCCTTGTTAAATATACACATCTTTATATAAATTGGGACTTACATACCTGCACTTTAACAAATCTTGACGGTACCGGTTTTTGTTCTACAAACACAATTCGAGTAGAGGAAAAATAACTCATATGACACAAACTAGAAGGTGACACGTGAGTGGTGCCCATCAGGTCATGTGAGAGACGAAAAAGACAAGTACTATACGTGACCGAACAAGATAGTGTATCACCTATCACTCTTCACAAGATTGTCAAGCTACgttataaaacaaatattttaggcATCTTCCTTTATGAATGAGTTTTTCAAGACATTATTGGGTGGCACAGGTGAGCCAATGTTCCACCTCTATCCCTTGAGTTGGATGTTGAAATATAAGGTTGGGTGGCACAGTAGGTAAAAATGACATGGGAGGGTTCATGTCTCAGTAGTACTCGTATGGGTGGATGTCCAGGATGTcccaattataaatttagactCATAGGTTGGCTCTCAATAACCGTGTCCAAAAGAGTAGTGTAGGTCGATGACATCCCAATAAGCGTATATGAATTTGACATTTGGTAAGGGTTTTTAGATTACAAAACTCTATTGATTATGTTCGAGAGCTCTATAAGCttcaggggaggcttatagtgtactttgtccgaggggaggattgttgaggatcgttgggagtgagtcccacattggctaatgtaaagaatacatctctacacgagagcttatgctcaaagtggacaatatgttacgattgtggagatccgtaaTTCCTAACAGATTAAGCGTAAATAATCGAAAAACTTGTATATTGCAACGAGAAAAGATTGGATTGGACGATGTGGTAAAAGAGAAGAGGTTTGGATGGGAAACAGCACGAATAGTTTTGTCATATTGATTAAGCAGGAACATAAGCCAAAAATCGAGAATACAGTCCAACAGGTGCAGCTATTATACCAAAGGAAGAAGTATTGGGCTTGTATATCCAAACCCTCTCCACTCGACGTGCCAATTCACGGAAAGACACCCAGGGACTAAGACTGATCTGAAACTGAATTTGATGTTCTGATGAAACGCCTCCAATACTGCATTGGTTTTCCTGCAATAAtcaattcaaatcaaatattatacTGTTATTCCAGAAAACACaattcataatatataatcATCACCTGAGCGATAAGAACTATGTCCCCTGCATCGTTGCAGAAGCGCGCCAATGAGGCCGTAAGAGTAACCAAAACTGCCACAAAGACCACAACAACTTACTAAAACCAATTGGTTTCTGGAGTTGAGATATGAGTTATGGTAGATTACCATAGTCAAAACAATCCATGAACACGTTCAAAACAACGTGGAAGAAGTCGGAGGGAATGGAAACAAAGGTTGTGCAGTTAATTTCTTGGTCCATGTCCATCTCCCCAGTCCCAGGACAGAGTGGCAACTTATACAGCCGACAATTGTCTAAAAGCAAGCATTTGAAAGTATAGGCGTCATTAATCCAAGAAACAAAGGCTCAAGAAAAGGTACACTGTATTGTACTAACAAATTGAAGCTGGAGGACGGAATGTAAGGTGCGCGCAATCTGGCTCTGTAGAAGAGAAGAGCAATTCAGGAAAACCATTGCAATCCATTTCATATAGAGTGAATTGCAAATCGTTCAAGAAAATCCCTGCGTATTCAAGTTGAGAGGTGCAGGTATATGAGCGGAAGAATTGAGGGCGGATTTGGAGCGCCAGAACGGAGCGAGGGGAAGGTGGGAGGGCGGTGGCCATTATGGAGAACATTTGCGGTGAGAATTTGAGAACGCCTGTTGGAGCCTGGGTGGATATCACGGAGGCGGCCTCCACAAACTCATGGATATTGTCAAGATTGAACATGAACATGGCGAATGCTAGTTGTGGGGTATGGGGTTTGATCAATTTCCTACCAACTCTTTGCCTCAATCTGCCTTTCTTTTATACTAAACCTCATCTTCTTGGATCAAGAATCCTTTCATTTTACCAATGGATCCATGCGCAGGCTATGATATCTCTGTCCCTCCCGATATCTACTGGTCTACTAGATATGATTTTAGAAATACATTGTTCTaagaatgatttttttttttttttttttttttttaaagttattattgaaattttgttttttgagaatattttgattaatttattttgaatataagtatttatattttgttaaattaaattgagaaaaGGTATGGTGGGGAGTGACTAAGCGATGGCGCCATTATTTATACATACTGTCTTTTGGGTCTTGGCTTCGCTACCGATTGTTTTTCCATTGCAATCTGATGTTCTTCGGCCCTTCTTCCGTATTGATCCTCAAGCTCcgtgtttttctgtttctattttttgtttggtgaTTTATTCCTGAAATCTACATCCCTGATTCCGCAATGGGTGCGAGTCGAAAGCTTCAAGGGGAGATTGACCGGGTTCTTAAGAAGGTCCAAGAAGGGGTTGACGTCTTTGACAGCATTTGGAACAAGGTTCGTTTTCACCACACACTCTCTCGCTTCCGGGAATGGAGCTGGGCGTCTAATTTTGGAGCTCCGTCTTCTTACCTTTTCTTGTGTGCCTCACTTCTAGGTTTATGATACCGACAATTCCAATCAGAAGGAGAAGTTCGAGGCGGATTTGAAGAAGGAGATAAAGAAGCTTCAGAGGTACAGGGACCAAATTAAGACCTGGATTCAGTCCAGTGAGATTAAGGACAAGaaggtttctctctctctctctctctctctctctctctctctctctctctctctattatgTCCTTAGTTCTTCAAGTTAGTGTGGTATCTGTGAGCTTTCAGTGGCACATTGACTCAAGAACGgcgattgtttttttttttttttttttttttttttttttttNNNNNNNNNNNNNNNNNNNNNNNNNNNNNNNNNNNNNNNNNNNNNNNNNNNNNNNNNNNNNNNNNNNNNNNNNNNNNNNNNNNNNNNNNNNNNNNNNNNNNNNNNNNNNNNNNNNNNNNNNNNNNNNNNNNNNNNNNNNNNNNNNNNNNNNNNNNNNNNNNNNNNNNNNNNNNNNNNNNNNNNNNNNNNNNNNNNNNNNNNNNNNNNNNNNNNtttttttttttttttttttttttttttttcttttttttttttgtttgttaatacAGTCAGTTCTTAGTAAACCTGACCTGAACCTTTCACTCGCACCaacattttataattgagAATCAAAGTTCGTTTGGGCAGGGAGTGTGGCTGTAGAGGAATAGTAGGATTTTTAGAGGGGTGGAGAGATTTTTGGAGGAGGTGGTTccatattgaattttttgttataatcGATTTGGTTGtattcttttggattggaCTCCTTTCTGGTAGGCGACTCCTTTTGTAGgcttattattttcatttttgtatgtcCTTGTACAATTGTCCATTTCTCTCCATTAAGCTTggatttttatcttaaaaaaacaatagtaGTAATGAGAATAGGAGTCTGTTTTCGTTTTAGAGAGAAATCCAGAAGTTATCGCTTTGATGACTGACATAGAAGAATCAGTGGAAGCAATAAATCTCATACTAACAAAGACAATATGGGAAagaaattattctaaaaaggtgaagtttttctttttgggaaaTAGTGCATAAAGTCATTAGTACAAGTGAAAATCTATGAAAAAAAGAACGCCTTACATGACTCTATTTTCAAATGGGTTCCTATTATGCAAGAAAGACAACGAATCATAAAGCCACTTATTTATGAAATGTCCATACGCTCTGAATTTCTGGATAAACCTTGGGAGTGTGTACCTTTTGAACATAGCTTATCTGAGATGGAACGAATGGAGGATCCTACCTTGGACTCTATCCACCATGTTGAGACTATCCAGACACCATGTTGGTCTTCCATATGGCTTTGGTCAATCTTTTANtttttttttttttttttttttttttttttttttttttttttttttttttttttttttttttttgtcagggTTTTATTAATAGCAGTAGACCTAGagtttggttggttggttgaaGAAAGAGATCCTAGAATATTGACCTTAGCTGTCCAGAAGTCGTTGCATATTATCCTGACCCAATTTTTGGCCAGAATTATCTGAAATGTTAACTATGAATGTACTCCTTTGCTGCTTTAGCTAATGATCCAACGCAAAATCTGGCCACCCGTCACCTTTTTCTCCATAGAAAATCATAAAGAACTAGTGCTGCGGCTAACAGTTTCAACTTGAGTGAGCTTTGGACCCCCCAAGAGAGCTAGTCTTCAAGAAAATTAGTTTATGATCTGAAGTATTCCTCACTTTCCTTGAGAGCCTCACTTTCTGAAATGTTAAGAACCAACCTTCCTACTTCTAAGATTTGTGAAAAGTCATACCCAATTTATCTATGTGTCTTATTCTAATACCTTGTCTTGCTTAAGTATTCTGatctataattaataatatctGTGTTTTTATTCCACAtgtaaaaaattagattatacGTGTTGCAgcaatttatttgatttatttttgtgagcCAAGAGAGATATACAATATggtttattatgaaatttacatttttaatataattcttGATGATGGGGActaattatttctattttgatatttgttgACACAGGTCAGTGCCTCTTATGAGCAGGCTTTGTTGGATGCTCGTAAACTTATTGAGCGTGAAATGGAAAGATTTAAGATTTGTGAAAAGGAGACGAAAACCAAAGCCTTCTCGAAAGAAGGTTTGGGTCAACAGCCTAAAACTGTATGTCCTTAAGCTCTATTCAATTTCTCTTTGAGCTTAAATCAATTGACAGCTTGCTAAacatgtttataaaaaaatttcctcCATGCTTATATATGTCCGGGTGCTTGTCCCATTAATTGTTTGCAATTATCTTCTGGAGATTtggtttgaaaaaaataggattttttttttttgaagatatGTTCCTGATTGGCTGGATCATTTTGGATTCATCAAGATCTAAGCTTCTCGTTGGTGTTTTTTATCTTAAGTTTCTGTTGGCTATTTTCTTAAtgatatttgtattatttggGTTTTCATATGAGTTTTTTAGGGGCAATGATCAGCTTTCCAtggtttttatatatatatatcattgaATTTTTGTATTCCTTAGCTTTTAAATctgtgacacccgagtaaaggagagatacatgaatgaactgagatcacagttgaatgagagtgattcTGAGGATAGGATGCTtgagaaaaactcaaaagaattGAAGTTACTACctatttacttttcttttcagtagctcaatcataaaaactccAAGTAAAGCGTGCTTTGTTTGGAGCAATCTTATGTGGGGTGACCTCTTGGAAATTGAAGCATGGGAGTGAGGATAAAACATATTGAAAGGACTCGTATTGGTTTGTGGGGATAGTAGTCTTCACTTTTCAAAGTGACAAGTAGGTAGCGTGATCATGTCATAGGGAATGCATGGGAATGTTGATATAATGAGGTGTCGAATCCAAATTCCAAATCTTGGGCATGAGGCGTTACACAATCATTAATGAAAAGTTCTGTTTATTGTTCAAAACAAATGTCTATCTACTGTTTTTGCTATCCAAAAGATGGTTGTTCTTTGTCAGGTGATCCCACTGTAAGGTTCCTGTCCattattttttcaagaaaattcaTGGATACACTTGCGTGCAACTCAAAACTGAAACAGTCTCATATGCATTTTCTGAACTattttgggtttttgtttAGGATCAAACTAGtaatttcttctttgcttGGTATAAAGAGCCAAAATTTCAACGGGAGTGGACAGGAAATGCAGAAATACAAttgcaaataaaaataggCTAATATAAAAATGTGTTCTGTCTAAGGGGCCTTCCAAAGTCTATCAGTGACCCAGTTGCAATATTCCAGAATGAGGTTATGTCCCCCTAACAAAGGTTTCTTTTTAACGGGTGttatctttattttcattaaagaaTAAGGGGATGTGTTCTTGATGccaaattttctattttcattaatgaaaAGACCTAGGAAAAGAATCCAAGCTTCAAGGAGGTTTACGTTAAGGTGATTCACTCTTACACTTTATTTTCCTATTGGTTGGTGGTGTGATGAGTAGCATGTTAGATCATATTTACCGAAAGGATCTTTTAAGGTTTTGTGGGCAATGATTGAGTTGATATTTCTTACCTGCGATTTGCTGATACCTGATGATACTTTGTTGTTTTGTAAATATTATGATGGTTTGTTGAATTCTTGATTGATACAATTGGAGCATTTGAATGGCTTTCAAACTGGAAAGTTAATTGGGACAAATCAATGGTTTGTGGTATTAGTATCGATCTTTCTACACTTGATTATATGCCAGCAAGACTTATGTTAAATTGGAGTCATTACCAGTTTCTTATTCGAGAATGCTGGGGGGTGGTAATCTGATATGTTCAGAATTTTGGTCTCCTATTGTTGAAAAGGTTTCAAAGAAATTggttaaatggaaaaaattcCAGCTTTCTTGTGGTGGAGGTTTGGCATTATGCAACTCGGTTCCTTCCAACATTCCTATAtgtgatttaaaatttttccaATTTCCTTCCAATGTATGTTCTCAATTAGAAAAGGCTGAGTAAATTCTTTTGGGAAGGCAATGCTGGTGACAAGTTTAATCGTTTGACTCACTGGAATATAGTTTCTCAATTGATGGATGATGGTGGGCTTG
This portion of the Cucurbita pepo subsp. pepo cultivar mu-cu-16 chromosome LG08, ASM280686v2, whole genome shotgun sequence genome encodes:
- the LOC111800995 gene encoding thioredoxin-like 1-1, chloroplastic; translated protein: MADALSKISFSPSRPSFSPHHLPPPIYGLKSVISSSNPSTWKRLSLKLPSASLSFSSRDSYGGRIEFREAKGISRNSTSPTRSSTISHSGFRTPKAQKWWEKGLEANMKEVSSAQELVDSLLNAGDKLVIVDFFSPGCGGCKALHPKICQFAEMNPEIQFLQVNYEEHKSMCYSLGVHVLPFFRFYRGAQGRVCSFSCTNATMKKFKDALAKHNTDRCSLGPTRGLEEKELMALAANRELCFNYTPKAAEEVPIPITIHARAHAGSVKISESEPSRLPLPSTILKSAAQTSKGNAYVG
- the LOC111801025 gene encoding myb-related protein 2-like isoform X1, translating into MYHHHHQQQHHQHNRGKSIHSSDTHLFLQPGNAAAGAGDSSGLVLSTDAKPRLKWTPDLHDRFVEAVNQLGGADKATPKTVMKIMGIPGLTLYHLKSHLQKYRLSKNVHGQANGGGNGSNKTDMGWRVGTVAAVYGDQRLAAEANGTPRTNNIVVAPQPSSHPNKSLQISETIQMQIEVQKRLHEQLEVQRHLQLRIEAQGKYLQTVLEKAQETLGRQDLGSVGLEAAKVQLSELVSKVSTQCLTAAFPELQQTQRLCPQQTQPPDCSMDSCLTSCEASKDQQQQQQLLLHNSQHALRPKAIVTDHHGLSMSIGLLQGDKGGEGDNGYSPSFGSKKKEGETAFRYRMAASFLDLNAGEDQQLSNNDHAASATCKMFDLNGFS
- the LOC111801025 gene encoding myb-related protein 2-like isoform X2, producing MYHHHHQQQHHQHNRGKSIHSSDTHLFLQPGNAAAGAGDSSGLVLSTDAKPRLKWTPDLHDRFVEAVNQLGGADKATPKTVMKIMGIPGLTLYHLKSHLQKYRLSKNVHGQANGGGNGSNKTGTVAAVYGDQRLAAEANGTPRTNNIVVAPQPSSHPNKSLQISETIQMQIEVQKRLHEQLEVQRHLQLRIEAQGKYLQTVLEKAQETLGRQDLGSVGLEAAKVQLSELVSKVSTQCLTAAFPELQQTQRLCPQQTQPPDCSMDSCLTSCEASKDQQQQQQLLLHNSQHALRPKAIVTDHHGLSMSIGLLQGDKGGEGDNGYSPSFGSKKKEGETAFRYRMAASFLDLNAGEDQQLSNNDHAASATCKMFDLNGFS
- the LOC111801026 gene encoding uncharacterized protein LOC111801026, with amino-acid sequence MFMFNLDNIHEFVEAASVISTQAPTGVLKFSPQMFSIMATALPPSPRSVLALQIRPQFFRSYTCTSQLEYAGIFLNDLQFTLYEMDCNGFPELLFSSTEPDCAHLTFRPPASIYNCRLYKLPLCPGTGEMDMDQEINCTTFVSIPSDFFHVVLNVFMDCFDYVLVTLTASLARFCNDAGDIVLIAQENQCSIGGVSSEHQIQFQISLSPWVSFRELARRVERVWIYKPNTSSFGIIAAPVGLYSRFLAYVPA